A region of Bacteroidota bacterium DNA encodes the following proteins:
- a CDS encoding protein kinase — MIGQTVSHYKILEKLGEGGMGVVYKAQDSKLDRAVAIKFLPPHLSASAENKARFIQEARATAALNHPNILNVYDIDEQDNRTFFVMEYIDGKTLKSHIASLKAGEGIPVRQAIDWTIQIAQGLRAAHDKNIVHRDIKPENIMLTRDGHPKIMDFGIAKLKGGSGFTKTGASLGTLSYMSPEQAQGLPADNRSDIWSLGIVFYELLTSELPFRGEHEAALLYLVVNEHPPAPSHIDRRVPPQVDSLAMRMLEKDPSARFQNAGELIKALQEVRAELDSATAGKTKTIAVLPFANMSADQENEYFSDGLTEEIIASLSRLKDMKVIARTTSMQYKGTKKDVKTIGRELGARYMMEGSVRKFQDNLRITAQFIDVEDGTQLWAETYKGTLADVFEFQEKVSKQIVDALMVKLTPTEQVVLTKRSTLNPEAFDCNLRARNFLYRRTKASLQFAIQLFQRAIELDPRYAGAYAGLGEAYASLFQDFERNDSWPTKAIEFSLKALMYDSTLSEAYAALGLAYLNTKALDDALTAGRKAIELDPNNFTGYWIMGRIYHMTDRDQEAVGMFEKAFALNPDFYSAAADLCIAYSRVGDKEKATSQLRSNLELYPRYLSQHPDDARGHMFFATDLAQVQRRDEAKVEAAKALELNPSDPLMLYNAACFYAQMDEKRLAIESFRNAIAAGYANFEWAKRDTDLDSIRTEPGFVELMKGK, encoded by the coding sequence ATGATCGGACAAACAGTTTCACACTACAAAATACTTGAGAAACTAGGCGAAGGCGGGATGGGTGTGGTCTATAAAGCCCAGGATTCAAAACTTGACCGCGCCGTCGCAATCAAGTTTCTTCCCCCCCATCTTTCCGCCTCCGCGGAGAACAAGGCGCGGTTCATTCAGGAGGCGCGCGCAACCGCCGCTCTCAACCATCCGAACATCCTGAACGTGTACGATATCGACGAGCAGGATAATCGAACATTTTTTGTGATGGAGTATATCGACGGGAAAACGCTCAAATCACACATCGCGAGCCTGAAAGCCGGCGAAGGGATCCCCGTCCGCCAGGCGATCGATTGGACCATCCAGATCGCCCAGGGTCTGAGGGCGGCGCACGATAAGAACATCGTGCACAGGGATATCAAACCCGAGAACATCATGCTCACGAGGGACGGCCATCCAAAGATCATGGATTTCGGAATCGCCAAGCTCAAAGGGGGATCCGGGTTCACGAAAACCGGCGCCTCTCTCGGGACGCTCTCGTACATGTCGCCGGAACAGGCACAGGGGTTGCCGGCGGATAACCGGTCCGACATCTGGTCCCTCGGCATCGTGTTCTACGAATTGCTCACCAGCGAGCTGCCATTTAGGGGCGAACATGAGGCTGCGCTGCTCTACCTGGTTGTCAACGAGCATCCCCCCGCGCCGAGCCACATCGACCGGAGGGTGCCGCCGCAGGTCGATTCTCTGGCCATGAGAATGCTTGAGAAGGATCCCTCCGCTAGATTTCAAAACGCCGGGGAGTTGATCAAGGCGCTGCAGGAGGTGCGCGCCGAACTGGACTCTGCGACGGCGGGGAAGACGAAGACCATCGCGGTTCTCCCGTTTGCCAACATGAGCGCAGATCAGGAGAACGAGTATTTCAGCGACGGATTGACCGAAGAGATCATCGCAAGCCTCTCCCGGCTCAAGGATATGAAGGTGATCGCGCGGACAACTTCGATGCAGTACAAAGGGACGAAGAAGGACGTCAAGACGATCGGCAGGGAGCTCGGGGCGCGCTACATGATGGAGGGGAGCGTGAGAAAATTCCAGGACAACCTTCGCATCACCGCGCAGTTCATCGACGTGGAGGACGGCACGCAGCTCTGGGCCGAAACCTACAAGGGGACGCTCGCGGACGTCTTCGAGTTTCAGGAGAAAGTGTCCAAGCAGATCGTGGATGCGCTGATGGTCAAGCTTACCCCAACAGAGCAGGTAGTTCTTACCAAACGATCGACGCTCAACCCGGAAGCCTTCGATTGCAACCTCCGCGCCAGGAATTTTCTCTATCGCCGGACAAAAGCCAGCCTGCAATTTGCCATCCAGCTCTTCCAGCGTGCAATCGAGCTCGATCCTCGGTATGCGGGCGCCTATGCGGGATTGGGCGAGGCGTATGCTTCGCTGTTTCAGGACTTTGAACGGAACGACTCCTGGCCGACCAAGGCGATCGAATTCAGTCTCAAGGCTCTCATGTACGACTCCACACTCTCCGAGGCATACGCGGCGCTCGGTCTTGCCTATCTCAACACGAAAGCCCTCGATGACGCACTCACGGCGGGCCGGAAAGCGATCGAGCTCGACCCGAACAACTTTACCGGTTACTGGATCATGGGGAGGATCTATCATATGACGGACCGGGATCAGGAAGCGGTTGGCATGTTCGAGAAGGCGTTCGCGCTCAATCCGGATTTCTATTCCGCCGCCGCCGATCTCTGCATTGCCTATAGCCGCGTCGGCGACAAAGAGAAAGCCACAAGCCAGCTTCGCTCGAACCTCGAATTATATCCGCGGTATCTCTCTCAACATCCGGATGACGCGAGGGGACATATGTTCTTTGCCACCGACCTCGCCCAGGTACAGAGAAGGGACGAAGCAAAAGTTGAGGCGGCGAAGGCGCTCGAGCTCAATCCCAGCGATCCCCTGATGCTTTACAACGCGGCATGCTTCTATGCGCAAATGGACGAGAAACGGCTTGCGATTGAATCGTTCCGGAACGCCATCGCCGCGGGGTATGCAAATTTCGAGTGGGCGAAGCGCGATACCGATCTCGACTCCATCCGAACCGAACCGGGGTTTGTGGAGTTAATGAAGGGGAAGTAA
- a CDS encoding protein kinase, giving the protein MIGQTISHYKILEKLGEGGMGVVYKAQDLKLDRFVAIKFLPSHLSASSENKTRFLQEAKSAAALNHPNILSVYEIDEQDGSLFLVMEFIEGQTLKNYVSKLKSGTGVPLHQAFEWTSRIAQGLRAAHEKNIVHRDIKPENIMLTGDGQLKIMDFGLAKLKSARGITKTGTSLGTLSYMSPEQAQGLPADGRSDLWSLGVLFFEILTAELPFKAEHEAGLLYLVVNQDPPAPSDFDRTIPPAVNDLMKKMLAKDPADRYQNADELIRGLKSVQDALSAAPAAVEKKAIAVLPFANIGGDKDNEYFGDGLTEELIVNLSQLKDIEVISRSNSMQFKGSTKDIKAIGRELRARYILEGSVRKFQDNLRIAVQLIDVESARQLWAGSFKGTLADVFDIQEQVSKQIVEALMVKLTPTEKTVLTKRTTVNAEAFDCNLRARDFMNRRTKTSVNMAVQFFQKAIELDPRYASAYAGLGECYGTLYRDFDRKEIWLDRALEASLKAIMYDATLSEAYASLAIAYFGKKSLGEALEASQKAILLDPKNSNAYWILARIYHTTDREKEAVAALEKAVALHPDFLQAYDDLVMFYERLGDKQKYSDLMSYVLEAYPRYLSQHPDDAYRRMAFAVHLTYVQRNEEAKREGEKALELSVGDPIMMYYGACLYSRLGVKGRAVELLKSAVTSGYENFEWIKRDPDFDSIRSEPGYSELMEGK; this is encoded by the coding sequence ATGATCGGTCAGACAATATCACACTATAAGATACTCGAGAAATTAGGCGAGGGCGGCATGGGCGTGGTGTACAAGGCCCAGGACCTGAAGCTCGACCGCTTTGTCGCCATCAAGTTCCTTCCGTCTCATCTTTCCGCTTCGAGCGAGAACAAGACGCGTTTTCTGCAGGAAGCGAAATCCGCGGCGGCGTTGAATCATCCCAATATCCTCTCCGTCTATGAGATCGATGAGCAGGATGGGTCGTTGTTCCTCGTCATGGAGTTCATCGAAGGGCAAACGCTGAAGAATTATGTTTCGAAATTAAAATCGGGCACGGGCGTTCCCCTCCATCAGGCGTTCGAGTGGACTTCCAGGATAGCCCAGGGGTTGAGGGCGGCGCACGAGAAGAACATCGTTCACCGGGACATCAAGCCGGAAAACATCATGCTGACAGGCGACGGGCAACTGAAGATCATGGATTTCGGGCTGGCGAAGCTGAAAAGCGCGCGCGGCATCACGAAGACCGGCACCTCGCTCGGCACGCTCTCCTACATGTCGCCCGAACAGGCGCAGGGCCTCCCGGCCGATGGGCGGTCCGACCTCTGGTCTCTTGGTGTCCTCTTTTTCGAAATTCTCACCGCCGAGCTTCCCTTCAAGGCCGAGCACGAAGCAGGCCTCCTCTATCTTGTGGTCAATCAGGATCCCCCCGCGCCGAGCGACTTCGACAGGACCATCCCGCCGGCCGTCAACGACCTCATGAAGAAAATGCTCGCCAAGGATCCCGCGGATCGCTATCAGAACGCGGACGAATTGATCCGGGGATTGAAATCGGTGCAGGATGCGCTCAGCGCTGCCCCAGCGGCGGTGGAGAAGAAGGCGATCGCAGTCCTTCCGTTCGCCAACATCGGGGGCGACAAAGATAACGAGTATTTCGGGGACGGGCTGACGGAGGAGCTGATCGTCAACCTTTCGCAATTGAAGGATATCGAGGTCATTTCGAGGTCGAACTCGATGCAGTTCAAGGGGAGCACCAAGGACATCAAGGCGATCGGACGGGAATTGAGGGCGCGCTACATCCTCGAAGGGAGCGTGAGGAAGTTCCAGGATAACCTGAGGATCGCGGTCCAGCTCATCGACGTCGAGAGCGCCCGCCAGCTCTGGGCCGGATCGTTCAAAGGCACCCTTGCCGACGTGTTCGACATCCAGGAACAGGTCTCCAAGCAGATCGTCGAGGCACTGATGGTGAAGCTCACCCCGACGGAAAAGACGGTTCTCACGAAACGGACAACCGTGAACGCGGAAGCGTTCGACTGCAATCTCCGCGCGAGGGATTTCATGAACCGCCGGACGAAGACGAGCGTCAACATGGCGGTGCAGTTTTTTCAGAAGGCGATCGAGCTCGATCCCCGCTATGCCTCTGCGTACGCCGGATTGGGTGAATGCTACGGAACGCTCTACCGCGATTTCGACCGGAAAGAGATCTGGCTCGACCGGGCGCTCGAAGCGAGCCTCAAGGCGATCATGTACGACGCCACGCTTTCGGAGGCCTACGCGTCGCTCGCAATCGCATACTTCGGAAAAAAATCCCTCGGGGAAGCCCTTGAAGCGAGCCAGAAGGCGATACTCCTCGACCCGAAGAATTCCAACGCCTACTGGATCCTCGCAAGAATTTATCACACCACCGACAGGGAGAAGGAAGCGGTCGCAGCCCTTGAAAAAGCGGTGGCGCTTCATCCCGACTTTCTTCAGGCCTATGACGACCTCGTCATGTTTTACGAGCGGCTGGGCGACAAGCAGAAGTATTCCGATCTCATGAGCTACGTGCTCGAGGCGTACCCCCGTTATTTATCGCAACATCCCGACGATGCCTACCGCCGCATGGCGTTTGCCGTCCACCTGACCTACGTGCAGCGCAACGAGGAGGCGAAACGGGAGGGGGAAAAGGCCCTCGAGCTGAGCGTGGGCGACCCGATCATGATGTACTACGGCGCCTGTCTCTATTCCCGGCTGGGGGTGAAAGGGAGGGCGGTGGAGCTGCTGAAGAGCGCCGTGACAAGCGGATACGAAAACTTCGAATGGATCAAACGCGACCCCGACTTCGACTCCATCCGCAGCGAGCCGGGATACTCTGAATTGATGGAAGGAAAGTGA